The nucleotide sequence CGTTGAGTTTATTGGCCCGTCGGGAGCATTGGACGCGTCAGAAAACCGACGACAAGATTATTCGCGCAGCCGGCGTTGCCCGCGCTGCGTTTTTCGTGTGTGCCAAATCAGTGCGTGCCGGAAACTTGCTTGAAGGGGGAGAACTTTTGCGAAAAGTCCGAGTCTATGTTTGCAAGCCTGATCGTTTAGTTATGCAAGCCTCCTTCAAGTACAACGAGGAGTGTTCATGCTAACCCAGGAAGAGGATCAGCAGCTGGTCGAGCGCGTTCAACGCGGTGACAAGCGAGCATTTGATCTGCTAGTGCTGAAATACCAGCACAAAATTCTCGGGTTGATCGTGCGGTTTGTGCACGACACCCATGAAGCGCAGGACGTTGCACAGGAAGCCTTTATCAAGGCGTACCGTGCACTGGGCAATTTCCGCGGTGATAGTGCGTTTTACACGTGGCTCTACCGCATCGCCATCAACACGGCGAAGAACTATCTGGTGTCTCGCGGACGCCGCCCACCGGATAGTGATGTAAGTTCAGAAGATGCAGAATTTTACGATGGTGATCACGGCCTCAAAGATCTCGAGTCGCCGGAGCGTGCATTGCTGCGCGACGAGATCGAAGGCACCGTTCATCGCACAATTCAGCAACTGCCAGAAGATTTGCGTACAGCGTTAACTTTACGTGAATTCGATGGTCTGAGTTACGAAGACATTGCGAGCGTCATGCAGTGTCCGGTGGGGACTGTAAGGTCACGGATTTTCCGGGCCCGGGAAGCCATCGATAAAGCCTTGCAACCGTTGTTGCAGGAAAACTAAAGACAGCGGCGACAGCCAAGAGAGGAACCGCCATGAGTCGTGATGCCCTGCAGGAATCGCTGTCCGCAGTGATGGATAACGAAGCGGATGAACTGGAACTTCGTCGAGTGCTCAACGCATTTGATGATGCCGAAACCCGTGATACCTGGTCTCGTTACCAAGTCGCTCGGGCGGTGATGCACAAGGATCTTCTAATCCCTCGTCTGGATATTGCTGCGGCCGTTTCTGCCGCGCTGGCTGATGAAGCCGTTCCGGCAAAAGCTGCTCGTGGCCCTTGGCGCAGCCTGGGTCGCCTGGCAGTGGCTGCCTCGGTGACTGTTGCAGTGCTGGCCGGTGTTCGCCTGTACAACCAGGACGAAATCGCCGGTGCCGAACTGGCCCAGCAGACTCAGCAACCGGTCATGGCCGGTCCGCAAGTCAAAGGCCCAGCGGTACTGGCCGGCTACAAGGAAAGCTCCGACACCACCGGCCCTATGGCCAACGGTGTGCTGCAAGGGCAATCCGGCTGGCAGGACCAGCGTCTTCCAGGCTACCTGCGCCAACACGCACAGGAATCCGCCTTGAAAGGCACTGAAAGCGCTCTGCCATACGCTCGCGCTGCAAGCCTGGAAAACCGCTGATCCGTTAAGGAGCCCTATGCGCGCCATACCGCTCCTTACGTTATTGCTCAGTGGTTGGTTTGCACTCCCCGCCCATGCCGACGAAGCCCAAGACTGGCTGACTCGACTTGGGCGTGCAGAGCAGCAGCAAAGTTTCCAAGGTACGTTTGTCTACGAACGTAATGGCAGTTTTTCTACCCACGACATCTGGCATCGCGCCCAGAATGGCCAGGTCCGTGAGCGGCTCTTGCAGCTTGATGGTTCTGCCCAGGAAGTCGTTCGCGTAGATGGCCGCACTCAGTGCGTCAGCGGCACTCTTGTCGCCGGCCTGGGCAATTCGCGTGATGCGCCCTCGCGCGCCCTCGATCCGCAAAGACTCAATCAATTCTACGAACTGGCCGTTATCGGAAAGTCTCGCGTGGCCGGTCGTAATGCAGTGATTGTGTCGATTACACCCCGTGATCAATACCGCTACGGTTTTGAGCTGCACCTTGATCGTGAAACTGCGCTGCCGCTCAAGTCCTTGTTGCTGAATGATCAAGGGCAGTTGCTGGAGCGCTTTCAGTTCACTCGATTGGACACCTCCACCACGCCTAATGATCGCGACTTGCAGCCTAGCGGCGAATGCACCTCCATCGCCGTCGGCGATACCAAGGCAGCGGCCGTAGAGGCCACCGAGGCGTGGCACTTGGAGTGGTTGCCGCCAGGCTTTCAGCTGACCAATAGCAGTGCCCGCAAGGATCCCCATACCAAGGCCACGGTCGACAGCCTGATGTATGAAGATGGACTGGCGCGCTTCTCGGTGTTTCTCGAACCGATCAGCGATGTGAGCGTGACCGAGACTCGCACCCAATTAGGCCCTACGGTTGCTGTATCTCGTCGCTTGAATACGGTGGATGGCGAAATGATGGTGACTGTGGTCGGCGAAATACCTATTGGCACCGCCGAACGCATCGCACTGTCGGTGCGCGGTGAAAAAAAGGCCACCCCCAAGCCGTGAGTCGTTAATCCTATGTTCATCCAGATCTTTCACAGTACGTCCATGCCAGGTTGGCTGCCGAGAGCATGAAATGTCTGGATCAGCATTTTCACTTGCAAAAATCTCCCATGTTTTTTATAGGTCAGGGCTTGTTGGCCCTGGCCTTGTTTAGTTCGCGGAACAAAGATGTCGTTCGCAGTTTTCGGCGTTTCTTGAACCCTGTCGCTCAACCCTGCTCGTCGTAACGGGAGCTGTATGTCGATACCACGTTTGAAGTCTTACCTATCCATAGTCGCCACGGTATTGGTGCTGGGTCAGGCCGTGCCCGCGCAAGCGGTCGAGTTGCCTGACTTCACCCAATTGGTTGAGCAAGCCTCGCCTGCCGTGGTGAACATCAGTACCACCCAGAAGCTGCCGGATCGCAAAGTCTCCAACCAGCAGATGCCTGACCTGGAAGGCCTGCCGCCGATGCTGCGCGAGTTCTTCGAGCGTGGCATGCCACAACCGCGTGCGCCCCGTGGTGGCGGTGGTGGCCAGCGTGAAGCGCAGTCCCTGGGTTCGGGCTTCATCATCTCGCCAGATGGCTACATCCTCACCAATAACCATGTGATTGCCGACGCCGACGAGATCCTTGTGCGCCTGGCTGATCGCAGTGAGCTGAAAGCCAAATTGGTCGGCACCGATCCGCGTTCCGACGTGGCCTTGCTGAAGATCGAGGGCAAGGACCTGCCGGTGCTGAAGCTGGGCAAGTCCCAGGACCTGAAGGCGGGGCAGTGGGTGGTAGCCATAGGCTCGCCGTTTGGTTTTGACCATACCGTTACCCAGGGTATCGTCAGTGCCATTGGTCGCAGCCTGCCGAACGAGAACTATGTGCCGTTTATCCAGACCGACGTGCCGATCAACCCGGGCAACTCCGGTGGCCCGTTGTTCAACCTGGCGGGCGAAGTGGTGGGGATCAATTCGCAGATCTACACCCGTTCCGGTGGCTTCATGGGGGTCTCGTTCGCCATTCCTATCGACGTGGCCATGGATGTTTCCAATCAGCTGAAAAGTGGTGGCAAGGTCAGCCGTGGCTGGTTGGGCGTGGTCATCCAGGAAGTGAACAAGGACCTGGCTGAATCCTTCGGCCTCGACAAGCCGGCGGGCGCCCTGGTCGCGCAAATCCAGGATGACGGCCCGGCTGCCAAAGGCGGTCTGCAAGTGGGCGACGTGATCCTGAGCATGAACGGTCAACCGATCGTTATGTCGGCCGACCTGCCGCATCTGGTTGGCGCACTCAAGGCCGGCAGCAAGGCCAAGCTGGAAGTGATTCGTGATGGCAAGCGCCAGAATGTCGAGCTGACCGTGGGTGCGATCCCTGAAGAGGGCGCGACCCTGGATGCCCTGGGTAACACCAAGCCGGGCGCCGAGCGCAGCAGCAATCGCCTGGGCATTGCGGTGGCCGAGCTGACTGACGAGCAGAAGAAAGCCTTCGATCTCAAGAGCGGCGTGGTGATCAAGGAAGTGCAGGACGGCCCGGCAGCGTTGATCGGCCTGCAGCCTGGCGACGTGATCACTCACCTGAACAATCAGGCGATTGAGACTACCAAGCAGTTCACCGACATCGCCAAGGCGTTGCCGAAGAACCGCTCGGTATCGATGCGCGTGCTTCGCCAGGGGCGTGCCAGCTTCATTACCTTCAAGCTGGCCGAGTAACCCACCCGGCCAATAAAAAGCCCCGCCTTCGTTTTACGAGGGCGGGGCTTTTTTGTGGGCGATGGGTTTAGCCCATCATGCCTTTAACCAGGCGCTCCTGTTCGATCAACTCACGCTGACGTGCATCGATACGTGACGACAACGGGAAATTGCTGCCGGCGCGACGTTTGGCAAAGTCCAACTGCTGAATCGCCTGCTGGAAGTCGCCCACCAAAGCAAAGTATTCGGCGCGAGCCTGATGCAGGCCGATGATATTGCCCGACAAGCCACGAGTCTCGGCGACCTGGTACCACACATCCGGATCGTCCGGGCGAGACTTGAGCAAGCCATCCAGGGCCTTTTCCGCATCGGCGGTGCGATTCTGTTTAAGCAGCAGATCTACCCGAATCTGATTCAGCGGGTAGTTGCCGGGGTATTGGGTCAGCATCCGATCCGTGCGTTGCTGGGCATCGGGCAGGTGGTTGTTGTCGATGTCCAACTGGATTTGCGCCAGGTTGTAGGTGATGTCGTTGGGCGCCTTGGCCAGCAAGGGTTGCAGGCTTTCCCGTGCCTGCTTGAACTGGGAGGCTTTGATCTGGGCGATGGCCAGGCCATAGCGCGCCACGTCGTTTTTAGGATTTTCGTCCAGTTGCGCCTGGAAGCGCTTGGCGGCGAGTCCGGAGGTGTCTTCGTATTGCAGCTGTACCCGCGCGCGAATCAATTGGTAGCGCAGGCTGTCTTCCTTGCCGCCGGCCTTGGCTTGTTCCGCGCGGTTGCGGGTGTCGGCGATACGCGATTCGGTCACCGGGTGAGTCAGCAGGAATTCCGGCGGCTTGGCGTCGAAGCGATACTGACGCATCAGGCGTTCGAACATGGTTGGCATGGAGCGCGGGTCGTAGCCGGCTTTCTCCAGGTTGACGATGCCGATACGGTCCGCCTCCTGTTCATTCTGGCGAGAGAATCGTCGTTGTTCCTGGATGGCCGCGGCCTGTGTGCCGGCGATTGCGGCGATCCCGGCATCCCCGGCACCGGCGGCGGCCGCAATGATGCCGCCGAGGAGGGCGGCCATCATCGGGATCTGCATGCGCTGCTGCGCCTCGACACCACGGGCGAAGTGACGCTGGGACAAGTGAGCCAGTTCGTGGGCCAGCACCGACGCGTATTCCCCTTCGGTCTGGGCATTGAGAAACAGGCCGCCGTTCACGCCGACGATACCGCCGGGTGCGGCGAAGGCGTTCAGTTGCGGGCTGTTGATCAGGATGAATTCCAGGCGCCGGTCATTCACCTGGCTGGTTTCCACCAGCTTGTACACGCTGGTTTCGACGTAATCCTTGAGCTGCGGGTCGTTCAACTGCGAGACCTGGCCCCGTAGGTAGGCCAGCCAGGCGCGGCCCAGCTGATATTCCTGTTGCGGCGAGACAATGGCAGAACTGGCGTCGCCAAGTGACGGCAGGTCGTCAGCGAAGCCTGGGGAGGCCAGCAGGCAAGCCAGCGTCAGCAGGGTAGGGCGCAAAAAAGTCATGCACAGAGCCTTTCGACAAAGAGCTTACTGTAGCCGGACACTGAGCTTCGGACCAGATATTCTAAGCACCCCGAATGCGTGCCCGGAGTAAAACCATGACCGACGCTGTAGCCTTTGATGCCGAACTCGATGCCAGCGGCCTCAATTGCCCGTTGCCTCTGCTCAAGGCCAAGCTGGAACTCAATCGATTGGCCAGTGGCGCTGTGCTCAAGGTGATCGCCACCGACGCAGGTTCCCAGCGTGATTTTCGTACCTTCGCCAAGCTGGCCGGCCATACCCTGCTGCATGAAGAAGACGCCGCCGGTGTGTACCGTTACTGGTTGCGCAAGGCCTGAACCGTTTGCCCCTACCACCCGAGGTTGATTGATGTTCAAAGTGTTACGAGACTGGATCCAGCGCTACTTCTCCGATGAAGAAGCCGTGGTGCTGGCGGTCCTGCTGTTTCTGGCCTTTACGGCCGTACTCACCTTGGGAGGCATGCTGGCGCCGGTACTGGCGGGGATGGTGCTGGCTTACCTGATGCAGGGCCTGGTCACCACCCTGGAGCGTTTACGCTTGCCGGGCGGCGCAGCTGTGGGCCTGGTATTTGCCTTGTTCATGGGGCTGCTGGTGGTGTTTATTGTCGTGGTGTTACCGCTGCTGTGGCACCAACTGATCACGTTGTTCAACGAGTTGCCGGGCATGCTCGCCAAGTGGCAGTCGCTGTTGCTGCTGCTGCCGGAGCGCTACCCGCATCTGGTGTCGGACGAGCAAGTGCTGCAGGCGATAGAAGTGGCACGGGGCGAAATCGGAAAGTTCGGGCAATGGGCGCTGACCTTTTCCCTGTCCAGCCTGCCGCTGCTGGTCAACATCATGATCTACCTGGTGCTCGTACCGATCCTGGTGTTCTTCTTCCTCAAGGACCGCGCCATGATCGGGCGTTGGGTGAGCGGCTATCTGCCGCGCGAACGAGCGCTGATCACCCGGGTGGCCGAAGAAATGAACCGACAGATCGCCAACTACATTCGTGGCAAGGTCATCGAGATCATTATCTGCGGGGGCGTTACCTACATTGCGTTTATCGCACTGGACCTCAACTACGCCGCCTTGCTGGCACTGCTGGTGGGGATTTCGGTGGTGGTGCCGTATGTCGGTGCCGTGGTGGTGACGGTGCCGGTGACCTTGATCGCCTTGTTCCAGTGGGGCTGGAGCGACCAGTTCATCTACTTGATGGCGGTCTACGGCATCATCCAGACCCTGGATGGCAACGTGCTGGTGCCGCTGCTGTTCTCGGAGGCGGTCAACCTGCACCCGGTGGCGATCATCTGTGCAGTGCTGTTGTTTGGTGGACTGTGGGGATTCTGGGGGGTGTTCTTTGCGATTCCCCTGGCGACGCTGTTCAAGGCCGTGCTGGATGCGTGGCCGCGGCAGGAGCCGGTGGTGGCACCTTTGTTGTAAGGGTAGGCGCGAATCACTGCTTCATCGCTGCAGTGATCCGCGCTACAGATCAGGCCTTGTTCAATGCCTGGGCTGCGGCCAGAACGGCGTCCACATGGCCCGGCACTTTCACGCCGCGCCATTCCTGGCGCAGCACACCGTCCTTGTCGATCAGGAAGGTGCTGCGATCCACACCCAGGTATTCCTTGCCGTACAGCTTCTTCAGCTTGATGACGTCGAACAGTTGGCAGACCGCCTCATCCTTGTCGCTGATCAGCTCGAACGGGAATTCCTGCTTGCCCTTGAAGTTCTCATGGGACTTCACGCTGTCGCGCGACACGCCAAACACTTCGGTGTTGGCGGCCTTGAATGCTGCGTACTGGTCACGGAAACCCTGGCCTTCGGTGGTGCAGCCCGGGGTGCTGTCCTTCGGGTAGAAGTAGATCACCACTTGCTTGCCCTTGAGGGCGGCAAGGCTGAAGGTCTGGCCGCTGGTGGCCTGGGCTTCGAAATCGGCGACCGGTTTATCGATGACTACCGCCATGATGACTTCCTTACATTGGGTTCTGTGGGCGCCACGGCTCGATCAGCGCGTCGAGGTTCAGGGCATCGGCGAAATCCAGGAACTGGTCGCGCAGCCAACTGATCTGCACGCCGGCCGGCAGGGTCACGGTGAAGGTGGCGTTGAGCATGGTGCCGCCGGTTTGCGGGGCCTGGTAGGCTTCGCAGGTCAGGTTCTCCAGTTCGACGTTATGGTCGATGAAGAACTGGCACAGCTCATTGACGATGTCCGAGCGGTAGGCCGAGCTGACATACGCCACATAAGGAAGCGCCTGCGGGCGATTTTCCAGGGCGGCGCTGCGCACCACGTTGACGGTGAAGTCGTGCTTCTTGGCCAGGCCCGGCAGGCCGGTCTCCAGGCGCGCCAGGGCATCCCAGGTGCCGGAAATCTGCAGGACCAGCGCACTGCACTCGCCATGGCGGGTCAGGCGGGAGGTCACCACGGCACAGCGGTTTTCATGGCTGGCGCGGCACAGGACGTTGGTCAGCTCCATGGGGTTGGCGCCGAGGGCACTGATAACAAGGAATTGTTCGCGAACTGTGGGGGTGGACATGCAGCCTTCCTAAAACGATGAGCGGTCGATACTGTGAGGGCTGTATCGATCAAAGCATGAAGGGTAGCGAAAAGCGTCGCCAAGGGATAGGAGGTGGCGTTTTCATTGCGTGATCCGCCTGATTTTGCCCAGCCTCAACCCGTGCTTTGGCCCAATGATGGCATTGCCCGTCGTTTAGTTGCGCCAGAACGCATCCTCAGGCGGTACTTCGCTTGTACAAGCATCTTGGCGCCAGTACCATTACGGCTCTCTTTTTCCGGCAGGAGCGGTTGCATGATTGCGGGCAGTATGGTGGCACTGGTCACACCCATGGATGCACAAGGTCATCTCGACTGGGACAGCCTGGGCAAACTGGTGGACTTCCACCTGCAAGAAGGCACCAACGCCATCGTGGCGGTCGGCACCACAGGTGAATCGGCCACCCTCGATGTGGAAGAACACATCCAAGTGATCGAATTCGTGGTCAAGCGTGTCGCGGGGCGTATTGCCGTGATCGCCGGCACGGGCGCCAACTCGACGCGCGAAGCCATCGAGCTGACCCGAAATGCCAAGAAAGCCGGCGCCGACGCTTGCCTGCTGGTGACCCCGTACTACAACAAGCCGACCCAGGAAGGCCTGTACCAGCACTTCCGCACCATTGCCGAAGCCGTCGACATCCCGCAGATCCTCTATAACGTGCCGGGTCGTACCGCGTGCGACATGAAGGCCGAGACCGTGATCCGCCTCTCTACCGTGCCGAACATCATCGGTATCAAGGAAGCCACCGGCGACCTGCAGCGCGCCAAGGACATCCTGGCCGGGGTGAGCAGCGACTTCCTGCTGTATTCCGGTGACGACGCCACGGCTGTCGAGCTGATCCTGCTGGGCGGCAAGGGCAATATCTCCGTGACCGCCAACGTGGCCCCGCGCGCCATGAGCGACCTGTGTGCCGCCGCCATCGCTGGCGACGCCGTGACCGCCCGTGCGATCCACGAGAAGCTGATGCCGCTCAACAAGACACTGTTTATCGAATCCAACCCTATTCCCGTGAAGTGGGCGCTGTTCGAGATGGGCCTGATGCCGGACGGTATCCGTCTGCCGCTCACCCGCCTCAGCGAAGCCTGTCACGAACCGCTGCGACAGGCCCTGCGCCAGTCCGGCGTCCTGGTTTAATTGAGGAAGCACTACGCATGAAGCGATTGGCCGGACTTTCCGCACTTGCCTTGATTATCTCCAGCACCAGTGGCTGCGGTTGGATCTGGGGCCCGGAAGGCTACTTCCGTGACCGCGGCAGCGATTACCTGGAAGCACAAGCAACCAAACCGATGCAACTGCCGCCGGACGTCAACGTCGCCAAGCGCCTTGACCCGTTGCTGCCGATTCCACGCAACGTTGCCGACGACACCACCAAGGGTGAATACGTCGTGCCACGTCCACAGCCGATCTCGGCCGTGGCGGATGCCAGCGACTACAGCCTGCAGAAGAGCGGTGATTCGCGTTGGATCGTGGCGCAGCGTCCACCTGCCGAAGTCTGGCCGGTAGCGGTGCAGTTCTTCCAGGACAACGGTTTCCGCATCGACGAGCAGCGCCCGCAGACCGGTGAATTCACCACGGCATGGCAGCAAGGCAGCGAGCTGTCCGCCACTATGGCCAAGCGCCTGCAGGCCGGCGGTGTCGCCGCCGACAGCGAAGCCCGTGTGCGTGTGCGCATCGAGCCGGGCGTGCAGCGCAACACCAGTGAAGTCTACGTGGTCAGCGCCGAGCGTCCTGCCGGCAGCACCGCCAACGTCGACTTCACCAACCGCTCGGTCAACACCGGTGTCGACTCGGCATTGGTCGACGAGATGCTGGCCAGCATGAGCCGTATCTCCGAGAAGGGCGGTTCCGTTTCCCTGCTCGCCGCCCGTGATTACGACACCCCGAGCCGCGTCAGCCTCACCGAGGACGGCAGCGGCAACGTGGTGCTGAACCTGGGTGAAGACCTGGATCGCGCCTGGGCCAGCGTCGGCCGCGCGTTGGAGCAAGGCCCTTGGCGTGTTGAAGACATCAACCGCAGCCTGGGCCTGTACTACATCAACGTGGCTGAAAAGGCCGAGCGCAAAGACGAAGAGCCTGGTTTCTTCGGCAAACTGTTCGGCAGCAAGCCGACCAAGGAAGAAATCGAAACCCGCGCCGAGCGTTATCAGGTGCGTTTGAGCAAGGTTGGCGAGACTGTGCAGGTCACCGTCGAGAAGAACATCAACACCGTCGCGCCGGCTGAAACGGCGCGCAAAGTGTTGGGCGTGATTCAGGACAACCTGGGCTGATCCGATGCGTTTTGCCGTTCTCGGCAGCGGTAGCCAAGGGAACGGCACGCTGGTCGCCCATGACGACACGTACGTGCTGGTGGATTGTGGTTTCTCGTTAAAGGAAACCGAGCGGCGCCTGCTGCGCCTGGGGGTTCACCCCTCGCAGCTGAGCGCGATTCTGGTGACCCACGAACATGCCGACCACGTGCATGGCGTGGGTTTGCTGTCTCGGCGCTACAATCTTCCGGTGTACCTCAGTCGCGGCACACTGCGCGGGATGCGCAAACCTATAGAACCCGCAGGTTTCCTGGCCGGTGGCGAGCAGCTGCAAATCGGTGCCCTGAGCATCGATGTGATTGCCGTGGCGCACGACGCCCAGGAACCGACGCAGTATGTATTCAGTGACGGAGAGCGGCGTTTCGGCGTGCTCACCGACCTGGGCTCCTACTGCGCCAAGGTACTGGACGGATACCGGAACCTCGATGCCTTGATGATCGAGTCCAACCACTGCCGGGACCTGTTGGCTCGCGGTCACTATCCGTACTTTCTCAAGCAACGGGTCGGCGGCGAACTGGGACATTTGAACAACCATCAGGCGGCGTACCTGGTGTATGAGTTGGGCTGGCAAGACCTGCAACACCTGGTCCTGGCCCACTTGAGCAGCAAGAACAACCTGCCGACGCTTGCCCGGCAATGTTTTGTCGACACCCTCGGGTGCGACCCGGACTGGCTGCAACTGGCCGATCAAGATTCAGGGCTCGACTGGCGACATATCGCCTAGCCCACCTCACTCAAAGCGGAGCCCATCATGGAAAAACGTGAAGAACTCTACCGCGGCAAAGCCAAGTCGGTTTACAAGACCGACGACGCCAACCGCCTGATCCTGCTGTTTCGCAACGACACCTCGGCGTTCGACGGCAAGCGCATCGAACAACTTGATCGCAAGGGCATGGTGAACAACAAGTTCAACGCCTTCATCATGCAGAAACTAGAAGCGGCCGGTATTCCGACCCAATTCGACCAACTGCTGGGCGACAACGAGTGCCTGGTGAAGAAGCTGGACATGATCCCGGTGGAATGCGTCGTGCGTAACTACGCCGCCGGCAGCCTGGTCAAGCGCCTGGGCGTGGAAGAGGGCCTCAAGCTCAATCCTTACACGTTCGAACTGTTCCTGAAGGACGACGCCAAGGGCGACCCGTTCATCAACGAATCCCACGTGGTGGCATTCGGCTGGGGCACCGCCGAGCAACTGGCACGCATGAAGGAGTTGTCCCTCAAGGTCAACGACGTGCTGAGCAAGCTGTTCGACGACGCAGGCCTGCTGTTGGTGGACTTCAAGCTGGAATTCGGCGTGTTCCACGATGGCTCCATCGTCCTGGGCGACGAATTCAGCCCGGACGGTTGCCGCCTGTGGGACAAGGACACCAAGAAGAAGATGGACAAGGACCGCTTCCGCCAAGGCCTCGGTGATGTGATCGAAGCCTACGAAGAAGTCGCCAAACGTCTCGGCGTACCGCTTTAATCGACGCAAGCATCTGATAGCACGGAAAAAAATCGCTTCTGCGCTTTGCTTCCACGAAACAGGCTGTTATGATGCGCGCCGTTGGAGAGATGCCAGAGTGGCCGAATGGGACGGATTCGAAATCCGTTGTACCTTCACCGGTACCTAGGGTTCGAATCCCTATCTCTCCGCCATTACATAGAAAAAGCCCCGTAGCTTATTCAGCTACGGGGCTTTTTCGTTTCTGAGATTTGGGGGCAAGCTACTCGTTCCTAGCAGCAAAAAGGGCCGCAGTGGTTGTTTCCAGCAGGCACAACCAACCGTATTCCGTCTTCAAGCATGCCTTACTGGCTTGATCAGGCTTTCTGCTGGAATTCCAAACATCTCATGCAGCTTCCAAATCATTGGCAAGGTCAGCGCTCGTTTTCCATTCAGCACTTCATAAACACGATTCTGGCGACCAATGGCGGGAATAAGATCAGCCGCTGACAGGCCAGACTGTTCCATTCTGAAGCGAATGGCATCGATTGGGAAAGTGTTTGGCTTCATAGGCCTCGATCAGCGTGATCATTACGTCAAAGTAATCACCTTCCGGGGCGCCGGGTTCTGGTTCGTTGTCGAACAGCGCGGAGACAGACTTGAGCGCGTCCTTGTAATCCTGTTCGGTGTGGATAGGTCGGATGTTCATGGGTTACTCCGTTTCGTCATCTTTGATGTGTTCCCAGTATTCTCGTGGGCATCATGCTCGGCGACGCTGCAAATAACTCACTGATATTTATAACTTCCCATTTCCTGGGTGTACGTCCCTCAAGTCTTTATCCAAACGGCCGAAACACTCTCGTACGACATCGTATCCCCAATAAGAGAGTCCCCCCTAATGTCCCTTCGCAGCCTGTCCATCGCCCGCCGTGCGGGTCTGGGTTTTGCCCTGATTGCTTTGCTCGTGGCCCTGCTGGGTTTTTTTGCACTGTCGAACATGGCAAGCATCCGCGCCAGCGCGGTGCAGGTGGAAAGCGGGCTGGTGCCGAAGATGCGACTGGTGGCGGACATTCGCGAAATCATGCTGCGCATTCGTACGATCTCTTTGCGCATGGCCCTGGACCCGAACCCGGCGAGCATCCCGCAATACCGTAGCCAGATGGACACCCGCAGCCAGGACCTGAGCAAACGGCTGGCCGACCTCGATGCAGTGATCGACACCCCCGAAGTACGCACGCTCTATGATCAGTTCCAGGTCTCGCTGCGCCAATACCAGCAAGGGCTGGCGCAGTCGTTCATCCTCGCCGACAAGCAGCAGGGCGCTGAACTCAACAAGCTGTTGCTGGTGGATATGAAAACCGTGGTCGATGGCTCCGGGGCCCAACTCAATGCCCTGGCCGACTACTACAACGCCCAGATCAACCAGCAAGGCCAGGCGGCCGAGTCGCAGTACGGCCGTTCGC is from Pseudomonas marginalis and encodes:
- the rpoE gene encoding RNA polymerase sigma factor RpoE gives rise to the protein MLTQEEDQQLVERVQRGDKRAFDLLVLKYQHKILGLIVRFVHDTHEAQDVAQEAFIKAYRALGNFRGDSAFYTWLYRIAINTAKNYLVSRGRRPPDSDVSSEDAEFYDGDHGLKDLESPERALLRDEIEGTVHRTIQQLPEDLRTALTLREFDGLSYEDIASVMQCPVGTVRSRIFRAREAIDKALQPLLQEN
- a CDS encoding sigma-E factor negative regulatory protein yields the protein MSRDALQESLSAVMDNEADELELRRVLNAFDDAETRDTWSRYQVARAVMHKDLLIPRLDIAAAVSAALADEAVPAKAARGPWRSLGRLAVAASVTVAVLAGVRLYNQDEIAGAELAQQTQQPVMAGPQVKGPAVLAGYKESSDTTGPMANGVLQGQSGWQDQRLPGYLRQHAQESALKGTESALPYARAASLENR
- a CDS encoding MucB/RseB C-terminal domain-containing protein, with the protein product MRAIPLLTLLLSGWFALPAHADEAQDWLTRLGRAEQQQSFQGTFVYERNGSFSTHDIWHRAQNGQVRERLLQLDGSAQEVVRVDGRTQCVSGTLVAGLGNSRDAPSRALDPQRLNQFYELAVIGKSRVAGRNAVIVSITPRDQYRYGFELHLDRETALPLKSLLLNDQGQLLERFQFTRLDTSTTPNDRDLQPSGECTSIAVGDTKAAAVEATEAWHLEWLPPGFQLTNSSARKDPHTKATVDSLMYEDGLARFSVFLEPISDVSVTETRTQLGPTVAVSRRLNTVDGEMMVTVVGEIPIGTAERIALSVRGEKKATPKP
- a CDS encoding DegQ family serine endoprotease, whose product is MSIPRLKSYLSIVATVLVLGQAVPAQAVELPDFTQLVEQASPAVVNISTTQKLPDRKVSNQQMPDLEGLPPMLREFFERGMPQPRAPRGGGGGQREAQSLGSGFIISPDGYILTNNHVIADADEILVRLADRSELKAKLVGTDPRSDVALLKIEGKDLPVLKLGKSQDLKAGQWVVAIGSPFGFDHTVTQGIVSAIGRSLPNENYVPFIQTDVPINPGNSGGPLFNLAGEVVGINSQIYTRSGGFMGVSFAIPIDVAMDVSNQLKSGGKVSRGWLGVVIQEVNKDLAESFGLDKPAGALVAQIQDDGPAAKGGLQVGDVILSMNGQPIVMSADLPHLVGALKAGSKAKLEVIRDGKRQNVELTVGAIPEEGATLDALGNTKPGAERSSNRLGIAVAELTDEQKKAFDLKSGVVIKEVQDGPAALIGLQPGDVITHLNNQAIETTKQFTDIAKALPKNRSVSMRVLRQGRASFITFKLAE
- a CDS encoding M48 family metalloprotease; translation: MTFLRPTLLTLACLLASPGFADDLPSLGDASSAIVSPQQEYQLGRAWLAYLRGQVSQLNDPQLKDYVETSVYKLVETSQVNDRRLEFILINSPQLNAFAAPGGIVGVNGGLFLNAQTEGEYASVLAHELAHLSQRHFARGVEAQQRMQIPMMAALLGGIIAAAAGAGDAGIAAIAGTQAAAIQEQRRFSRQNEQEADRIGIVNLEKAGYDPRSMPTMFERLMRQYRFDAKPPEFLLTHPVTESRIADTRNRAEQAKAGGKEDSLRYQLIRARVQLQYEDTSGLAAKRFQAQLDENPKNDVARYGLAIAQIKASQFKQARESLQPLLAKAPNDITYNLAQIQLDIDNNHLPDAQQRTDRMLTQYPGNYPLNQIRVDLLLKQNRTADAEKALDGLLKSRPDDPDVWYQVAETRGLSGNIIGLHQARAEYFALVGDFQQAIQQLDFAKRRAGSNFPLSSRIDARQRELIEQERLVKGMMG
- a CDS encoding sulfurtransferase TusA family protein; protein product: MTDAVAFDAELDASGLNCPLPLLKAKLELNRLASGAVLKVIATDAGSQRDFRTFAKLAGHTLLHEEDAAGVYRYWLRKA
- a CDS encoding AI-2E family transporter, encoding MFKVLRDWIQRYFSDEEAVVLAVLLFLAFTAVLTLGGMLAPVLAGMVLAYLMQGLVTTLERLRLPGGAAVGLVFALFMGLLVVFIVVVLPLLWHQLITLFNELPGMLAKWQSLLLLLPERYPHLVSDEQVLQAIEVARGEIGKFGQWALTFSLSSLPLLVNIMIYLVLVPILVFFFLKDRAMIGRWVSGYLPRERALITRVAEEMNRQIANYIRGKVIEIIICGGVTYIAFIALDLNYAALLALLVGISVVVPYVGAVVVTVPVTLIALFQWGWSDQFIYLMAVYGIIQTLDGNVLVPLLFSEAVNLHPVAIICAVLLFGGLWGFWGVFFAIPLATLFKAVLDAWPRQEPVVAPLL
- a CDS encoding peroxiredoxin; translation: MAVVIDKPVADFEAQATSGQTFSLAALKGKQVVIYFYPKDSTPGCTTEGQGFRDQYAAFKAANTEVFGVSRDSVKSHENFKGKQEFPFELISDKDEAVCQLFDVIKLKKLYGKEYLGVDRSTFLIDKDGVLRQEWRGVKVPGHVDAVLAAAQALNKA